In Astatotilapia calliptera chromosome 20, fAstCal1.2, whole genome shotgun sequence, one genomic interval encodes:
- the LOC113013528 gene encoding uncharacterized protein PB18E9.04c-like isoform X3: MKVFRALVCFIFLAGLQDAGYSGFVNAETPIYTEMEGGSITVKCTFSLTGRRRLFCTGKCEEGNILIDTTDDSAQNGRYSIKYKEGFYPLHKTVLNVSITQLRRSDSGMYRCSLDRILPFDSNEEFEIVVTDASVTSKPKSTVQPSPVSTFLSSAPMTTATVTTSPKTPTSQSLNSISGGTTPSPASSSTSKQTQTPLPNLGTLPVVALILITVLPVALLIFCKKRRASKPKGPPVETEPPDITTASQLYEEIREEDRLSNLPPEGVFSIYTTAKCPQGNRVESTDDYSLVICPQNKSEENLSKLAATNSAPCGHADVLYSTPHVHFSTANHTKDASPPLYSTVGNHQ; the protein is encoded by the exons ATGAAAGTCTTCCGTGCTTTGGTCTGTTTCATCTTTCTTG cAGGACTGCAGGATGCAGGATACTCTGGTTTTGTTAATGCAGAAACTCCCATCTATACAGAAATGGAGGGTGGAAGCATCACAGTTAAATGCACATTTTCTTTAACTGGAAGAAGGAGACTCTTCTGTACGGGAAAATGTGAAGAAGGAAACATTCTCATTGACACAACTGATGACTCAGCGCAGAATGGCAGATACAGCATTAAATATAAAGAAGGATTTTATCCATTACATAAGACAGTTCTGAATGtgagcatcacacagctgagaAGATCTGACTCTGGAATGTACAGATGCTCTTTGGACAGAATTTTGCCATTTGATTCAAATGAAGAATTTGAGATTGTTGTCACAGACG CTTCAGTGACCTCAAAACCAAAGTCTACTGTGCAACCTTCGCCAGTTTCAACATTTCTCTCATCAGCCCCCATGACAACAGCAACAGTGACAACATCACCAAAGACCCCAACATCACAGAGTTTAAATTCCATTTCAGGAGGCACCACACCTTCACCAGCCTCCTCTTCAACCTccaaacagacacagacaccTCTTCCAAATTTAG GTACGCTGCCTGTGGTGGCTCTTATTCTGATCACTGTCTTACCAGTGGCTTTGCTGATTTTCTGCAAGAAGAGGAGGGCCAGTAAACCTAAAG GGCCTCCTGTGGAAACAGAGCCCCCTGACATTACAACG GCCAGTCAGTTGTATGAAGAGATCAGAGAGGAGGACAGATTGAGCAATTTACCTCCTGAAGGAGTATTTTCAATTTACACCACTGCCAAATGCCCCCAAGGAAACAGAGTTGAAAGCACAGATGACTACAGCCTTGTCATCTGTCCTCAGAACAAA AGTGAAGAGAACTTGAGTAAGCTTGCTGCCACCAACAGCGCCCCCTGTGGCCATGCAGATGTTTTGTACTCCACGCCTCATGTACATTTCAGCACAGCCAACCACACCAAAGACGCCTCACCTCCTCTGTATTCTACTGTTGGAAACCATCAGTAG
- the LOC113013528 gene encoding uncharacterized protein PB18E9.04c-like isoform X1, which produces MKVFRALVCFIFLAGLQDAGYSGFVNAETPIYTEMEGGSITVKCTFSLTGRRRLFCTGKCEEGNILIDTTDDSAQNGRYSIKYKEGFYPLHKTVLNVSITQLRRSDSGMYRCSLDRILPFDSNEEFEIVVTDASVTSKPKSTVQPSPVSTFLSSAPMTTATVTTSPKTPTSQSLNSISGGTTPSPASSSTSKQTQTPLPNLVTAGTLPVVALILITVLPVALLIFCKKRRASKPKGPPVETEPPDITTASQLYEEIREEDRLSNLPPEGVFSIYTTAKCPQGNRVESTDDYSLVICPQNKSEENLSKLAATNSAPCGHADVLYSTPHVHFSTANHTKDASPPLYSTVGNHQ; this is translated from the exons ATGAAAGTCTTCCGTGCTTTGGTCTGTTTCATCTTTCTTG cAGGACTGCAGGATGCAGGATACTCTGGTTTTGTTAATGCAGAAACTCCCATCTATACAGAAATGGAGGGTGGAAGCATCACAGTTAAATGCACATTTTCTTTAACTGGAAGAAGGAGACTCTTCTGTACGGGAAAATGTGAAGAAGGAAACATTCTCATTGACACAACTGATGACTCAGCGCAGAATGGCAGATACAGCATTAAATATAAAGAAGGATTTTATCCATTACATAAGACAGTTCTGAATGtgagcatcacacagctgagaAGATCTGACTCTGGAATGTACAGATGCTCTTTGGACAGAATTTTGCCATTTGATTCAAATGAAGAATTTGAGATTGTTGTCACAGACG CTTCAGTGACCTCAAAACCAAAGTCTACTGTGCAACCTTCGCCAGTTTCAACATTTCTCTCATCAGCCCCCATGACAACAGCAACAGTGACAACATCACCAAAGACCCCAACATCACAGAGTTTAAATTCCATTTCAGGAGGCACCACACCTTCACCAGCCTCCTCTTCAACCTccaaacagacacagacaccTCTTCCAAATTTAG TTACTGCAGGTACGCTGCCTGTGGTGGCTCTTATTCTGATCACTGTCTTACCAGTGGCTTTGCTGATTTTCTGCAAGAAGAGGAGGGCCAGTAAACCTAAAG GGCCTCCTGTGGAAACAGAGCCCCCTGACATTACAACG GCCAGTCAGTTGTATGAAGAGATCAGAGAGGAGGACAGATTGAGCAATTTACCTCCTGAAGGAGTATTTTCAATTTACACCACTGCCAAATGCCCCCAAGGAAACAGAGTTGAAAGCACAGATGACTACAGCCTTGTCATCTGTCCTCAGAACAAA AGTGAAGAGAACTTGAGTAAGCTTGCTGCCACCAACAGCGCCCCCTGTGGCCATGCAGATGTTTTGTACTCCACGCCTCATGTACATTTCAGCACAGCCAACCACACCAAAGACGCCTCACCTCCTCTGTATTCTACTGTTGGAAACCATCAGTAG
- the LOC113013528 gene encoding uncharacterized protein PB18E9.04c-like isoform X2 — translation MEGGSITVKCTFSLTGRRRLFCTGKCEEGNILIDTTDDSAQNGRYSIKYKEGFYPLHKTVLNVSITQLRRSDSGMYRCSLDRILPFDSNEEFEIVVTDASVTSKPKSTVQPSPVSTFLSSAPMTTATVTTSPKTPTSQSLNSISGGTTPSPASSSTSKQTQTPLPNLVTAGTLPVVALILITVLPVALLIFCKKRRASKPKGPPVETEPPDITTASQLYEEIREEDRLSNLPPEGVFSIYTTAKCPQGNRVESTDDYSLVICPQNKSEENLSKLAATNSAPCGHADVLYSTPHVHFSTANHTKDASPPLYSTVGNHQ, via the exons ATGGAGGGTGGAAGCATCACAGTTAAATGCACATTTTCTTTAACTGGAAGAAGGAGACTCTTCTGTACGGGAAAATGTGAAGAAGGAAACATTCTCATTGACACAACTGATGACTCAGCGCAGAATGGCAGATACAGCATTAAATATAAAGAAGGATTTTATCCATTACATAAGACAGTTCTGAATGtgagcatcacacagctgagaAGATCTGACTCTGGAATGTACAGATGCTCTTTGGACAGAATTTTGCCATTTGATTCAAATGAAGAATTTGAGATTGTTGTCACAGACG CTTCAGTGACCTCAAAACCAAAGTCTACTGTGCAACCTTCGCCAGTTTCAACATTTCTCTCATCAGCCCCCATGACAACAGCAACAGTGACAACATCACCAAAGACCCCAACATCACAGAGTTTAAATTCCATTTCAGGAGGCACCACACCTTCACCAGCCTCCTCTTCAACCTccaaacagacacagacaccTCTTCCAAATTTAG TTACTGCAGGTACGCTGCCTGTGGTGGCTCTTATTCTGATCACTGTCTTACCAGTGGCTTTGCTGATTTTCTGCAAGAAGAGGAGGGCCAGTAAACCTAAAG GGCCTCCTGTGGAAACAGAGCCCCCTGACATTACAACG GCCAGTCAGTTGTATGAAGAGATCAGAGAGGAGGACAGATTGAGCAATTTACCTCCTGAAGGAGTATTTTCAATTTACACCACTGCCAAATGCCCCCAAGGAAACAGAGTTGAAAGCACAGATGACTACAGCCTTGTCATCTGTCCTCAGAACAAA AGTGAAGAGAACTTGAGTAAGCTTGCTGCCACCAACAGCGCCCCCTGTGGCCATGCAGATGTTTTGTACTCCACGCCTCATGTACATTTCAGCACAGCCAACCACACCAAAGACGCCTCACCTCCTCTGTATTCTACTGTTGGAAACCATCAGTAG